The DNA region AAGTAAAATTATTGCGTAACTGACATTTACTGACACTCGTACTGACACCGTGTATATTGTAGGTTGGGAATATCGTATTTTAGGGATTTAGGGTGGTACTGAGGCCGGACTAAAATATATGCTTCAACTACAGTAATATCAGTCTTTAATTATTTTAATGTGGACAAGTACTGTCAAAAGTACTGTTATTTTAAAGTGTTTCAACTATCAGCTTATGCGTGATCTAGTTTTTAGGATGGGAACATAATTGTTATATTATTTTAATAGTAAAATACAAAAATCACTTCATTCAGTTAAAACAATATAATCTGCGATTCGTTTTATAACCCCAAATTAAATACTTTTTCTGAACCAATACTCATTTAACTATAAAATATTTTAATTAATAAAAAAAATTGAAGTATTTAAAACTTATCTACAATTTCCCTACAACTTAAATGTATATTTACCATGAAAATATATAAATTTAGATTAATAATGATGAAAAATAGTTAGAAGGAGGATTATATAAGTTCGGTTAGTTATTGTTTTGTTGACTTACTGTTTGTAGTTTGCTCTCTTTAATTTTAGTGTTTTACTATTGATTAAGAGTATTGGTGACGTCTTTTTGTTTTGCTGTATGTTACCAATTGTTAAAAAACGAACAAGTAACTTTTTTTATGGATCTGTGGTAGTTACAATTATCATAGGTCTTCATGTTAGCGTTAATAAATAGACATCTTGCAAAACTCATTTGTATTCCACAGCAAAACCACGGTCAAAGTTGATTAATCCACATATCAAATTAAAGCGTAGATTGAATCGTTTTCTTCTGTTTCTGTATTTTTGGGTGAGTATCTGAAATGTTTTGATTTTAGCATTCACATGTTCAACACATATTCTAGCACTTGCTTTTTGTCTGTTTTCCTCTTTTTGCTCCTCACTCAAAGGATGAAGTTTGGAGGCTTTATGGGGAATTTGACAATGGCTATGTTCTTTGGCAATACCCAGATATCCCAAATCAACATAAACACAGGTCTTGGGCATCAAGGGGAGATTAGATTCTTGAAACAGTCTAAAATCATGTGTCGTACCTTTAGCGGTATGCACACACATAATCCTCTCCTCTTTATCAATCACAATCTGTCCTTTAAGGGTATGACGCTTTTGCTTACCTGAGTAGTACTCTCTTTGCTTTTTTTGGGTCTTTGACAAGGCGTTTCTGTCGCATCAATGACAACAAAAGAGAGGGCAACATCACTTTTATAGAGTTCTCTCTTGCTTGGCAATGAAAATCTACCAGACTTAATCAACACTTCTTCTACTTCACATACAATCCTTGAAGCCGTTGATTCACTCACACCATAATCAAATCCAATATGTTCAAGGGTGCGATACTCACGATAATAGCCAAGCATCAAAAGTACTTTATTTTCTGGTGAAAGAGATCTCCTCCCTCCTACACCTAATCCTTTTTTACGATTCTCATCGTATTGCCTAAACACCTCTATCATTGCGTTAAATGTCTCTTCATTAACGCCAATATGGCGCTTAAAATCTTTGGGTTTATGCTTTTGCATTTGTTCATATTTTTTCATGCCTCTTGCCAAGCATTTTTAGTGCCTTTTATTTGAGTTTTGCAAGATGTCTAATATTTATTAGCAAATAAATACAAAAATCAAGGTGCTAGCCCTATTACTTTCAGATATATATCAAAGTAAAGGTTAATTTAAGATTCAAATGAGATTTTAATTAGAATATGTTTTTATACTAGTTGAAACAAAACTATTTTTAGGAGGAGTTTATATGAAATTAGCAAAGTTAAGTTTGGCGACATTGATCGCTATGAGTTCAGTTGTGTATGGCGCGGATACACTGGAAGATGCATTTAAAAATGGTAAGGTTAACGGGGAAATTAGAGCATTTTATTTTGGTCGTGATTATGATGCTGCTGCACATGGTGGTCCTGGAGCAACAGATTCTTCGTTAATGGCTTTTGGTCTAAGACTAAGCTATGAGGACGGCTGAATTAAAAGGATTTAGAGTAGGATTAGGTTTTCAAGGACAAAGTACTCCATGGGCTGATACTGATACGAAGCTGGACCATATGTTACCATGGGATTTAGGTGCATCAGGTGCTATTTTATCTGAAGCATACCTTTCTTACACTATGAATAAAACAGTCGTTAAAGTTGGTCGTCAGTACTTTGATAAGCCACTTATGAGCAGCGATAATCATGACGTAATAAAACAAGCAATTGAAGGTGTTACAATTGTTAGCAATGACATTCCTGATACAACACTTTATGCAGCGTATGCATGGAGAATGTCTTGGATGAAGGATAATGGGGTTAATAATGATTTTGCAAATTTTGGCAAGTTTGGCCTTTTGTATAATGTTATTCCTGGTGCTGAAGGTGGCGACTATGCTTATGTGGTGGGTGCGATCAATAAATCACTTCCAGATACAACATTGACATTGGCTTATGGTGAGGAAGATAAATCTCATTCTCTTTTTTTAGCACAAGCTGATTATATGCCAAAGATTAATGATAGCGTAACGTTAGTCACAGGTCTTCAGTTCTGGAATACAGAATTAGATGAAAGAAGTGTGGCTTGGGCAGATTCAACGGTTTACTCAGCCAAACTTGGTCTTAATGTTGGACCTGTTGGGGCTTATGTAGCGTATGCTAAGATTAATGATGGACGTGGCGCTTGGGGCGTTGGTATGACAGATGATCGCCCAAGACTGTATACTTCAACACTTACAGATGCTGGACAATTTGAAGCGTCAACTCAGTATGCTGTTGATGTACATGCATTTGTTCCTCAAATCGCAACCGTTCTTGGCGTGCGTTATGTCAATATTGATTTAGATGAAAAAGGTGCAGCATCATCACAGGTTGGTATTGGAAAGATTGATCAAACAGGTTTCTATGCTATACACAACTTCAGCGGTTCACTCAAAGGTCTCTACTGTATGGGCTTTTATGAAATTGCAAATAATAGTAATGATGCATATAGCAGAGATGAAATCCGTTTTAGAGTTGGTTACGAATTTTAATAGCAATATATTTTTTCTAACGAAACAAGTATAGATCTCCTTGTAATAAAATGGGTTTTGCATGTAAGTATGCAACGCCCATTTTTTATTTACATGTAAAGCTTTAAATGTATGGCTTTACATGTAACTAAAAATACATGCTCAAGGATTACAGATATGAAATTGCAACAGAAGATTACACTTTCTATTGTGTTAGGATTGGTCACTGGATTTGTTGTTTTTTTAGTCATTAACCATTCGATGATGAAAGAAACGACAAGTTCAGAAATTTATGAAAAGCTTAAAGATAAGTCATTTGGGTTGACTCAAAACATACAAAATTGGTTTGAATCAAAGCAACAAATCGCAAGTGCGTTAGCAGATGTTGCGCAAAAGATTGAAGATAGATCCCCTGAAAATTTACGAAGCTATTTGAATCTTGTCAATAAATCTGCGAAGATAGATGCTTCTATGGTTTACTATAAAGGTATGCCACTTCGTCATACCGATCCTAACTGGGCACCTTCTCCTGAGCAAGAAGAAGCCAATATGCCATATCAAATGATGCTCTCCAAAAAATTTAAAGAACAAGCGATCAGTCCTATTATTAAAAGTCCTATCGATAAAGTGACTGATTTGTTGGTTATTGTCTCTCCTTTTAATGGTGACAGTGAAGTGACCTTGGTTGTTGAGATTAAAGATATTAATGAAAAAGTACGTGAGAGTAAGTTTGAAGGTGGTTATGCTGCGTTGATAGGGGCTGATCACAAAATTATTGTTGATCCAAATGTAAAGATGCAAGGGAAGTCACTTTCTGAAAATGCTCCTGAATTAAAGTGGCTGGAAGAGGAAATTTTTTCTAAAAAATCAGGTTTAGCTGACTATAAAATGGCGGGGAAAGAATGGATAGCAGTATTTGATACCGTTGAAGCTACCGGCTGGAAAGTTGTCGTGACCGTAGACAAAGAAATTGCTTTTTCTAATCTAAATGCGCAAACTCAAAAATTACTCTTTATTAGTTTTGGCTTTTTCTTGTTAGGTTTGATTGGAATTTATGCTCTTTTAAAATGGCAGTTTAAACCACTGCACGCATTGCAGACGATGGTGAAAGATTTGTCATCAGGAGAAGGGGATCTCACTCAGCGTTTGAAAGTGCAAAGCAAGGATGAGTTAGCGGATATTGCTACTTCAGTAAACCTTTTTATTGAAAAGATTCAAATTTTACTTACCAACTCAAAAGAAAGTAGCAGTGAAAATGCATCGATTGCGCATGAACTTTCTACCACCTCTTTATCGGTAGGGAAACGCTCAGAAGAAGAGAGTTTAATCGTTTCCGCTTCCGTTACAGAGGGGCGCAATGTTTTGCAAGAAGTACAAAACGCTGTGAGTATTATCAAACATAACAGTGAACAATTAGATTTGGCAAATGTAAATTTTAAAACTATTCAAAAAGAGATGGATACAGTCAATTCAATACTACAAGTGGGTTCGAAAAAAGAAATAGAATTAGCAAAAAAACTTCAAGTTACTTCTGAGAATACAGAAGAAATAAAATATGTCCTAACCGTTATCGCTGATATTGCGGATCAAACCAACTTGCTTGCACTTAATGCCGCCATTGAAGCTGCACGAGCTGGAGAGCACGGACGA from Sulfurospirillum diekertiae includes:
- a CDS encoding transposase family protein produces the protein MSKTQKKQREYYSGKQKRHTLKGQIVIDKEERIMCVHTAKGTTHDFRLFQESNLPLMPKTCVYVDLGYLGIAKEHSHCQIPHKASKLHPLSEEQKEENRQKASARICVEHVNAKIKTFQILTQKYRNRRKRFNLRFNLICGLINFDRGFAVEYK
- a CDS encoding transposase family protein, yielding MKKYEQMQKHKPKDFKRHIGVNEETFNAMIEVFRQYDENRKKGLGVGGRRSLSPENKVLLMLGYYREYRTLEHIGFDYGVSESTASRIVCEVEEVLIKSGRFSLPSKRELYKSDVALSFVVIDATETPCQRPKKSKESTTQVSKSVIPLKDRL
- a CDS encoding OprD family outer membrane porin, giving the protein MSSDNHDVIKQAIEGVTIVSNDIPDTTLYAAYAWRMSWMKDNGVNNDFANFGKFGLLYNVIPGAEGGDYAYVVGAINKSLPDTTLTLAYGEEDKSHSLFLAQADYMPKINDSVTLVTGLQFWNTELDERSVAWADSTVYSAKLGLNVGPVGAYVAYAKINDGRGAWGVGMTDDRPRLYTSTLTDAGQFEASTQYAVDVHAFVPQIATVLGVRYVNIDLDEKGAASSQVGIGKIDQTGFYAIHNFSGSLKGLYCMGFYEIANNSNDAYSRDEIRFRVGYEF
- a CDS encoding methyl-accepting chemotaxis protein — encoded protein: MKLQQKITLSIVLGLVTGFVVFLVINHSMMKETTSSEIYEKLKDKSFGLTQNIQNWFESKQQIASALADVAQKIEDRSPENLRSYLNLVNKSAKIDASMVYYKGMPLRHTDPNWAPSPEQEEANMPYQMMLSKKFKEQAISPIIKSPIDKVTDLLVIVSPFNGDSEVTLVVEIKDINEKVRESKFEGGYAALIGADHKIIVDPNVKMQGKSLSENAPELKWLEEEIFSKKSGLADYKMAGKEWIAVFDTVEATGWKVVVTVDKEIAFSNLNAQTQKLLFISFGFFLLGLIGIYALLKWQFKPLHALQTMVKDLSSGEGDLTQRLKVQSKDELADIATSVNLFIEKIQILLTNSKESSSENASIAHELSTTSLSVGKRSEEESLIVSASVTEGRNVLQEVQNAVSIIKHNSEQLDLANVNFKTIQKEMDTVNSILQVGSKKEIELAKKLQVTSENTEEIKYVLTVIADIADQTNLLALNAAIEAARAGEHGRGFAVVADEVRKLAERTQKSLSEINTTINVVVQSIADASGEMDFNSKEIFKLAELSSELKTIVGDNAKILESTIANNRQSVQDFVHVNESVDTMIKKIQEVDTIASANARSIEEVASASDHLSSMTNKLDNELKKFKV